The Camelina sativa cultivar DH55 chromosome 14, Cs, whole genome shotgun sequence genome includes a window with the following:
- the LOC109128729 gene encoding uncharacterized protein LOC109128729, with product MGGHGKKKSSSSFSVIKSLFLCCSKDQDNWNEDKVSNVRPRIMTTDDDGCSWIAEPCIDRGATAFIAKFHDNPVQDPE from the exons ATGGGAGGTCACGGGAAAAAGAAGTCGTCATCATCTTTTTCGGTTATCAAAtcattgtttttgtgttgttcaaAGGA TCAAGACAATTGGAACGAAGATAAAGTGAGCAATGTTAGACCAAGAATCATGACCACCGACGATGATGGATGTTCTTGGATTGCTGAGCCTTGTATTGATAGGGGGGCCACAGCTTTTATTGCTAAGTTTCACGATAATCCAGTACAAGATCCTGAATAG
- the LOC104742346 gene encoding uncharacterized protein LOC104742346 produces the protein MCGRHIYANWKKQGFSRSEYKNLFWGVAYSYTEGEYEEKLDLVKAYDPSAYQALLATEPKRWCRAFFSVESRCPDVHNNLSESFNRTIKIARAKPVINLLEDIRRQAMRRISRRCLKAEKLETPVTPITMALLEKARLAKQYCDTLRSSKTSYEVNEFDNGYIVNLATHECACRRWDLTGIPCRHAVCVLDDNQDDPVRYVANYYFTSVFKKTYEENIKPVNGEKLWSRTNKPPIGIPEMRKPRGRPKNRDRRKEPFEDLQNSGKSTRHGRIPHCSLCGQAGHNKSSCKNEPIVVEGPKNKRGRPKKLIDESHPKAPPKPRKRRNTLLAESSSQSIQAGESSSQTPVAYSAPQPSISSNQVQPHVKKARRGRPLKIRKTGKIPQGVGTFWSPFTDRPFEVFGDRVYDRSNLNPKPQEERNTESEQ, from the exons ATGTGTGGAAGACATATATATGCTAATTGGAAGAAACAAGGTTTCTCAAGGTCAGAATACAAGAATCTCTTTTGGGGAGTAGCTTATAGCTACACTGAAGGAGAGTATGAGGAGAAACTGGATTTAGTCAAGGCATATGATCCTTCAGCCTATCAAGCGTTACTAGCAACAGAGCCGAAGAGGTGGTGTCGTGCCTTCTTTAGTGTTGAGTCACGTTGTCCTGATGTGCACAACAATTTGTCTGAGAGTTTTAATAGGACAATAAAGATAGCAAGGGCTAAGCCAGTTATTAACTTGCTGGAGGATATAAGAAGACAAGCGATGAGAAGGATTTCTAGAAGGTGTCTAAAGGCGGAGAAGTTGGAAACTCCTGTTACACCAATCACAATGGCCTTATTAGAGAAAGCAAGGTTGGCAAAACAGTATTGTGATACACTACGTAGTAGCAAGACTTCATATGAGGTAAATGAGTTTGATAATGGATACATTGTGAATTTGGCTACTCATGAATGTGCATGTAGAAGATGGGATCTCACAG GAATACCATGTAGACATGCCGTATGTGTTCTAGATGATAACCAAGATGATCCAGTACGGTATGTGGCTAATTATTACTTCACGTCAGTTTTTAAGAAGACATATGAAGAGAACATCAAACCTGTCAATGGTGAGAAGCTGTGGAGTAGGACAAATAAGCCTCCAATAGGGATACCTGAGATGAGAAAACCAAGAGGGAGACCAAAAAACAGAGACAGACGAAAAGAACCTTTTGAAGACCTACAAAATTCAGGGAAATCAACAAGACATGGCAGGATTCCACATTGCAGCCTATGTGGTCAAGCTGGGCATAACAAGAGTAGTTGCAAGAATGAACCAATTGTTGTGGAGGGTCCAAAGAACAAACGTGGGAGACCAAAGAAGCTTATAGATGAG AGTCATCCCAAGGCACCCCCAaagccaagaaaaagaagaaatactCTTTTAGCCGAAAGTAGTTCTCAGTCTATACAAGCTGGTGAATCAAGCTCACAAACTCCAGTTGCTTATAGTGCTCCTCAGCCTTCAATCTCATCAAATCAAGTGCAGCCACATGTGAAGAAAGCTAGAAGAGGGAGACCATTGAAGATTAGAAAAACTGGTAAAATTCCACAAGGTGTTGGAACATTTTGGAGTCCATTCACGGATCGACCTTTTGAGGTGTTTGGAGACCGAGTTTATGATAGGTCTAACCTAAACCCAAAACCTCAAGAAGAACGTAACACAGAATCTGAGCAATAG